In Leishmania braziliensis MHOM/BR/75/M2904 complete genome, chromosome 14, the sequence CCCACGCGGACTGCCGCCTACCGCCGCCAACGGCTTCGCCTACGAAAAGTACATATTTTCTCAGTCACTGCAGGAGGCCGAGGtgcgcgtgccgctgccggcggcgaACGTCAAGGGAAAGCAAGTGAATGTCGTGATCACGAGCAACCGGCTGTTGGTTGGGATGAAGGGGGGATCACCCATTGTGGACGGCGAGCTGTACGGCAAGGTGCGCGCTGAGGAATGCATGTGGACCATCGAAGACGGCAAAACCGTTGTCGTGACCCTCTACAAGGCAAACTCAATGGAGTGGTGGAAAACAATCTTCCAGGGCGATCCGGAGATCGACCTGCAGAAAGTGATGCCGGAGAATTCGAAGCTGGACGATCTCGACAGCGACACCCGTCAGACGGTGGAGAAGATGATGTACGACCAGCGTCAGAAGATGATGGGCAGGCCAACCTCCGACGAGCAAAAGAAGCAGGACATGCTACGCAAGTTTATGGAGGCGCACCCCGAGATGGACTTTTCCCAGGCAAAGTTCTGTTAAGTAGCCGTATGGCCTCGCTGTTTGTGTCCCCTTTTCGTTCGTTCTCTAGTGTGAGTGGGAGCAAGCCCCAGATGACACgatggtgtgcgtgtgtgtgtgtgtgtgtgtgtgtgtgtgtgtgtgtgtgtgtgtgtgtgtgtgccgcccAACGGAGAAGctgtcttcttttcctctcgttcCTCTTTCATGTCTCGGAGAGTTCtgtccgctgccgccgcggtggccgGTAAAACGGTcgcttctttcctttttatTATTACGCTTCTTCTTGGTGCTGTTCTTGTTGACACCGCccaccagcacacacacacacacaccttcctccctctcgaAGGGGGCGCGCGGCGAGTGACGAGGACACACCCGTACTCCcctcacacacccacaaaaTGTGTCtgcgcgccaccaccgccctgGCACGCGTCTGTTTCAAAtctttaaaaaaaaaagaacaaaaatGTCAACACACGCCGATCGATGGTGGGTTGGGGCGGCGGCCTACGGATAcactcaccaccaccacttctACCACTGCCTCTTTCTCTAGACGTGCAGTGTAAGGATTCCGACTAGCATCAAACATCACCTTCCCCCTTGAGGATGCTTGGTCATGCCActtctccctcaccccaTTCCTCATCAATCTCCAtcgtctccccccccccctcctcctcctccctcacgctttctctctgtgcgtcgAAGCCACCCAGAGCGATCCACTCAGCAGCATCGCTCTTCCCATCTTCTTGGCTCCGCCAAGTGCCGACTCCCACACCTCACCCGCCGTAGTCATCGATCACTgccgcaccccctccccctccccctctccctctctctgtccctttctcctcgtCCATCATCATGATGACCCAAATGGCAGCCCACACGACGACGCCACACAATGTATTGCCGGAGCCAGATCACTACAACGAGGACAAGTGCTGTTGTTGTCGCAAGAGCGAGAGCCAGATCGCCAAGCTCGTGGCGGAAAACCACCTCCTCAGGGAGAAACTGTCCCAGATGGATATGATGCACGCGATCAGCGCAGCCAAAACCTCCATCAACCGCACTATCCTGACGgcactggaggaggagcggcagtACCTGGAGCAAGCGATGCTTCCCGTCAGCTACAAGTTCCCAAAAGAAGCGGACTACAGCGAACTCCCCACCTACCCAAAGCGCCCGCACTTTGACCACGCGGCGAAGCACCCCAGCACTCAGGTCGTCATCTTCGATGGCTGTCCCAACGACCCGTATCACCCGAGTTCGATGCCCATCTACCAAACCGCTACCTTTGTGCAGCCCGACATCGAGGAGTTCGGTCCGTACGACTACAGTCGTAGCGGCAACCCGACTCGAACCGCCATCGAAACCCTCGTTGCCAATCTCGAGGGTGCCCACGCTGCCTTCGCCTTTTCGTCCGGgatggcggcactgcagaCGCTTGTGACGACGCTGAAGGCTGGCGACGTCATTCTTGCTAGCAGCGACCTTTACGGGGGCATGCACCGGCTCCTGACGCAGATCACCTCGCAACTTGGGATCAAAGTTGTGTTTGTGGCGGTGTGGGACACTGAGGCGGTGCGCAAGGCGCTCGTCGAGAACCCGGgggcgcggctgctgcacctggAGAGCCCCACGAACCCGCTGATGCGTATTGTCAACATCCGTGCTGTTTGTGAGATTGCCCACGCGCACAACGTGAAGGTGTCCATCGACAACACCATGATGTCGCCGCTCCGCTGCATCCCGCTCGCCCTCGGCTGCGACTACTCAATTCACAGCGCCACCAAGTTCCTGTGCGGCCACAGCGACACCATGTGCGGGTTCATATGCGTGAAGTCCGAGGAGGATGTGAAGCAGGTGGCCTTTCTGCAGAACGCGCAGGGCAACGCCCTCGCCCCGTTTGACTGCTGGCTGCTCCTGCGTGGCATCCGCACACTGTCCATCCGCGTCGAGAAACAGGAGCTGAACGCCATCGCGGTAGCGCTGTTCTTATCGCGTCAGAGACATGTCGTGTTGCGCCTGCACTACGCTGGTTTGAACCCCGCCACGTGCCCTCAGATCTCCTCCCTAACCGAGGAGCACTTCCACCTGCACCGCTCGCAGACTTCCGGCCCTGGCAGCGTGTTCTCCATCGAGACCGGGAGCGTCAAGCGCTCCAACGCGTTTGTGCGGGCTTGCAGGCTGTTCAAGCTCACCGTCAGCTTCGGAAGCTGCAACTCCCTGATAGAAATGCCCTGCCTCCTGTCCCATGCTTCCATCCCGAAGGAACAGCGTACACTGCCACCTGACCTGATCCGACTGTCGGTGGGTATCGAGCAGATCGAGGACATTCTTGCCGACCTCACGCaggccatcgccgccgcggccgccatCGACGACAGTGACCGGTCCTGCTAAGCACACTGCTTTCCTGCCAACTTTTGGGGGAGGGCACTCGTGGTAACGTGGAGAGAGATGGGGGgctgtatgcgtgtgtgtgtgtgtgtgtgtgtgtgtgtgtgtgtgtgtgtgtgtgtgtgtgtcagtgcTAACTGTACCCTatcgccctcccctctcgtcACAACCTTCGTCGTTGCGTTGCCTCGGTGTCTGCATCACAGACTCCTGCGGTTCAGCCTCTTCCGCCTTCCTCAGgttcctctctgcctctctacATTCTCATCACGcatggcagcgctgcgacgccttctctccctgtgcgcGCCACACCACCATCTCCAGTGCAACGAGTGTGTCCCTCTTACTCGATAGTCTCCTTTTGGGGGGACTTTttcctcgcctcctcctcctcctccctccctccctccccctcgccccgCTTCCCGACTGTTTTTCTTCGACTTGTATTTTGTCTTTCCGTCGCCTCTTCTGATATGTTCCTCCGCTCTGTTTTTTGTGGGTCCGTCTGCCCAGCCCATACTTCACGCACCCCAGCACAGCGTGCACGAAgagctgcacacacacacacacacatgagcAAGAGCTCCCTTTCTCCGCTCGgtctcttctcttgctcgctcgctcactctgtcttccttccctttatccctctctctctcttttggtCTCCCGCTGATACACGTCGACATGCGGAGAAAGCAGTGGTGGAGGAGTGGCCGTGAAAGGGATGACACGAAGGTCTTGGTAACCAAGCAAGCAGTTTAGGTAACTAAACACGCTCAAGTGTCGTCTCCCCACGTGAAACAGGACAACTGCACAGCTGAGCTTGTCAGTGCCGCGCTCGGTCTCTCCTCCAGCATTGTCGTCAAGCTGTCCTCCTTCCTGGTTCATCTCCATCGTTGTGGTGTGGTCGTATCAGGccttgtttttttctttcttcttcgtgGCACCGACGCGCAAGGATACAGCGATGGGAACAgtgccgtgtgtgtgtgtgtgtatggagaaagacagaaagagagaggagggggtgtcGCTCAGCCTCTCGAAGTCGCTGCTCGTCTCCCGCATCTCCCTATGCATCTCTTCTCGTGtacttttctccttttcgtctCCTCACATTTCCCATCCACCCCCTTTCGGTTGTTCTCCACACAGATACTCTTCTACGCTTCTCTGACACTCGCTCTTATACGCCGGCTTCGCAAGCAAAGACATCATGTATACACTCATGCctgcacacatacatacacgcacaagctctctcgctcctctcgTGGCCCCCCTTGTGTTCGtagtggcggcggtgatgatggtgtGTTTTGTGCGGCGGCTGAGGCGGTGGGGGTGGTCTCTTCTTGCTTCTTGGAGCTTCTCATGACATCTCATGTGGGATgtttttgtttgcttctttttctcctcctctgtgctcGTGGCGCTGTTGTGCGGCACTtcacctctttttcttcggactcctcctttcttctttcgcttttgTTGTCCTCCTCGATGGCATGGCTGCTGCCCCCTGGCTGCGCTCCCCTGGCTCCCGCCTTCTACttcatttttctctttgtttgCAGACCGCCTGTGCAGCGCATGTGCGGGGTTATACACATGAAGTGTGCGAAACCCGCGACTCCGGTCATCATAATAAGCCAAACAATAGCGGAGaagtcacacacacagagagagagacacacgtgTCCATCCTCTGCCATACAACGCAGGCGAAACTCCGCTCTGCCCCGGCTcagtcatcggagcacggcccctggCTCAAGCTCTAcccgcccaccaccacctcacagccgctcccatcgtgctggtcgccacctggtgcattCCATGGGGTGGCTCGAGCACGTGTGGAGTCATCAGCGTGTGAGAGCGCGCCcatggggagggaggcacagGCGGGGCAGCGTCGGCGGGCCATGCGCAAATCGACATGAAGTGGGTGCCGCTCACCAACCCGGGCTTAACAGTGACACGCATCCGTCGGCCCTACTAACCCATCATTGGTTTGTCGACTTACTCATTTCAGCTCTCCTCTgcttcacctctcctcccctccatGGCCGCCTCTCAACCCAACGCATCATTTCACTTCGTGtacgaacacacacacacacacacacacgcacgcacgggCATCCGCACATCCCTCACAGGGTCGACGCCCTCCTGTTTATCGTGAATAGACTCGCTCAGGCACCCCGTTGTTCTCCTCTTGTGCCCGAGCCtccttgcctctctctcgtgctcCTTTCAGGAAAAGCTAACATAGCCACCTGGTGAAGAAAACAAGAGGGGGAGTGACTGCAGCCACGTTTGATGGAGCATCCGCtccaccgcccccctccccccccccgtcgTTCCCCTCCGCGCGCATCTCCAACCCCTTTGCCTTTGTTGTTGTGAAAAGGAGGCCCGGCAAGAAAAGAGCCTCGCGTCCTTCACACGCACCAAACTCGCTGTCTCGCTCATGAAGGCAGCGCCACGCTTTACTCGGGCGGCGGTCCTGTCCCTGCCGCTCatgttgccgctgctcgtcGTGCTCACGGCATGGGAACCGCCCGTGTCGCAAGCTCAGGAAATCGCCAATGAAGAGTCTAGTGTCTCTGGCACAGCCTCAGTGACCATGCCGTGGCACATGGCTCCGTCGGCTCCATCCCTGTACCGTGCCGCCGATGAGGCGCCGCGCCTGCACGTCGTCGTCATGAGTATACCGTTGTGGGGTCATTTCAAGCCCCTCTGGACGATCgcggaggagatggcgtATCGTGGCCACACAGTAACATGCGTGGTGGAAAAGCCGATGTGGTgtgagacgctgctgcgacacAGCCAACACACAGCGCCGCTCGTGCTCGCAAACACCAGCGCAGCGACGTATGCAAAGCCGATGGTAGAGGGTAACGGCCCGCTCGATGTTCAGTGTATCGTCATTCCAACCTACAAGGAAGTGTTCACTGAGCGCAGCTTTCATGCCATTACCAGTGAGAAAATCTCCACCCTCATGTCCTTTCAGGTGCTCTTTGACCACATGTTCAAGCACCACGAGTTAGCGTTGTCAGACTACATACGGGTGGCACAGGCCGTTCATGCCACTCTGCCCCTCACGACGCTCCTCTGCGACATCGCTACCTACGTGTGCGCCGGCGTGGGCCGCAAGATGAACCTTCCTGTGATCAACGTGTTTCCTCTCACCGGACAGCTGACCGTTGGCCTGCAGGCAATGTTGCCAGCTGTGGGACTGGGCTTCCCGCGTCACATGACCCTCCGTGCCCGCATCGCTAACTTTGCCTTCAAGCTCGTCGTTGCCGCCTCCGGGGCCAGCGTTGTGCGCAACCTCAACCGCGTACGCGCCGCCAATGACGTCCCACTACTGCGGGACAGCTACGACCTGGCGGCCATGTACGGCCCAATTATCGCTCCCATTTTGTGGGGTCTTGACATCCCGCAGCCCCTCTGCCCAAACATCCACCAGGTCGGTCCGCTGAACACCCGTGATCAGCGGCAGCCCTACCGCCGGCAGGACCTGCCGCTTGACCTCGCCGCTTTCATGGACGGCTGCTCGCAAGGTGTCATCTACGCAAACTGGGGCACCATCGGCTTGCCAGACCCGGAGGTGGAGGATCGCTTGCAGGAGGCACTCATTGAAGCTGCCCCGCTCTGCATAGTGTGGAAGCGGCGCACTGCATCAACaaggccaccgccgccggccgCTCGCTTCTACGTTACGTCCTGGCTGCCGTCGACTATAGCGGTTCTGAAGCACCCGAACACGCGCATGTTCATCACGCACTGCGGCGACAGCTCTGTGCTGGAGTCTgtcgaggcggcggtgccggtCGTCGGCTTCCCACTCTTTGCCGATCAGGCGGATGTCTGCCAGCGCGTCAAGGAGGCGGGCATCGGCACTCCTGCCAGCGAAACGAAAGCCTTCACCCGCgccggcgtcgtcgccgctaTTGCGGCTGTCGATAAGAACCATGACGCCATGGTGCGGCAACTGCACAAGCTtcgcgccgtcgccgccgcatACGGTGGCCCACAGCGCGCTGCTGACATCATCGAGAGTCGTCAACATAACTTGCTCATTCACCGAAACACAACCCTCGAGGTGTGTACGAGCTTATCGGGTCCACTGCGAATTGAGTATGCCCTCATCGTGTGGTCGGCAGTTCTGGTAGTTGGTGGGCTGGTGTGGATGTACATACTAcggcgtgtgtgtaggcggTGGTCACCGACCTCCGCAGCGTGGTCGATGCTCTGGCGCTCAATTTGGTCAGCGAAAGGCAAACGCAGAacacacgcagcgccgtcgcgcgTGCAGGCTGTTCCACGGCCATACAAGGCCTATAAACAGCTTTGAGTCCTGAGGTGACAGCTCAAACAACGTGGCCAACATCCAGTTCGAACACGGATTGTCGCGCGACTAGGTttgaagagggaggaggtggtgggatGAAAAGAGTGTGATGTAGATAGCTGGCAGCTCCTGCTAAGTCGCATGCGCTTCTTCAGTATTCCTCCACAATTGAGGGGGACACATTTCGCCGCGCCTTCGCTACGCTCGTGGCCCTCGTTTATTCTTTAACCAATCGCTTGGCCAGGACCGGGCCTCGTCCCACTGGCTGTGGCGAGGGATAACATCGCCGGGACACTGGTCAGACAAAACTCCAGTATCCTTTTTCTGGGAGagaacacacgcagacaGTATGCTGCTCGCAAGACACAGACCGTGGCACGCTCTTGCACCGTGGCAAGTGTGCTTACGCTTAGTGGCGGGGACCCTTCGTTGCGCAGTCCGTGTAGAGAGAGTGTGATGCGCTCAACCCCGCCGGGCAAAGTGATTTTGTCGGTGGGCTTGCTTCCTCCCAAGCTGGGAGCTGCGATGCCGCCTGGTGGCACGTTGACTGGAACGGAGGTGAGAGAAATATGCAAACTATACTGTAGCCGAAAATAAAAACTGCACGCATCATGAACTCATCGAAACATATCGTATGTTATGAAGCACGAAGGGCGAAGAAATTATTCCCACATTGAGGGTAACACGAATAGTGTGCACCGTTAAAGATACTAATGGCTTGTTTTTGTGCATGGGAAACATGGAGGAAATACTTTAGCCCCACGCAGCTAAAAAGGGCAGGGCATCCCGATGCGCGCGTGGTGTCATCGCGCCTTTCCGCCCGGTGCGCGCGGGGGGGCGTGGCGGGCGCGCGGCCGgccgctcttttttttctggggCGCGGGGGCGCCCCCCCCGGCCCCCGAAACCGCTAAGGCCGGCGCGCGGGGCCCGGCCAAACAACCCGCGCCGCCAGCGGacccccgcctcccccaAGGGGGCGAGGCTCTCGACAACACGCGGAGGGCACCCGGACCGAGAGCCCATTCCGGCCCCCGCCAAAGCCGGGGGGTGGCACGGCAATGTTTTCGCAACGTACAGGTGCGCAGCCCCAATTGATCCAATGGAATTCGCGGGATGGAGACCCGTTCGTCGAAGGGGCCATCGTCAAGATGGTTTTCCGTTACCTCGCGCCGGGGGTCGGGGGCATTTGTATGCCCCCTCCCGCCACAGCGAGCCCCCACCGCTTCGCGGGCACCCCCCGGGGGCCTTCCCTCGTTTCCCTGGGAATTTCAATcttcccaccccccccccatctcGGCCGCGCCACGAAGAATAGCCAGACACCGCCGACCAGCTTGCGGCCCTGTTTGGCGATGCGGGTTTCATGCTGGAGAACGCGCCGGACACACCTTCACGACCCAGGGCGGCAGAGCAAGCGCGCCGGACGTGTCGGGGCGGCCAGCTGGCGCACCAACCGCACAACGGATAGCAAGCACAAGTTCCCCACTTCTGATATCACTCCGGTTCGTAGAAGCCTACAACCCCCACCTTCCCGAGGCTGCTTTACAGCTGAAAAGGGGCAAATTGAGGCCATTTCAGTAAGGCACTAAAAGCTGCGAGGTCGTTGGGAAAAGCCACTCTGGACGAGCACAAAGCATCGTTCAGCTCTGCCCCCGGCGCGCTGTCAAGCGCAGTTGTCCACATGGCTGTCGAACTCGTGGGGTTGTGCGGTGGCCTGCCGAGACGGACGCCGCCGACGAGCAAGCCGCAGATGCACAATCAGCTTGCCACGCCAACCCGAACAACCACACcttgcgcacacacaaaaaacgCAAGCATGAGGGAAAACACGTCATCAGGCAAGTCCAAAAGGACGCCTTGGGCCGACGGATACCAAAGGCCGATCCCGGCCACCGCTCCGTGGTTGGTGCTGCGAACGGTGCGCGTTGCACAAACTTTTCCTCCTGTCCATCAGGCGCCTCCCACCACTGATGGTCGCCCTGAATACACCATTAGTTGCAAGCACCGCTTGCTTGCGCAAACCCTATTCCACCGCCAAGCCAACCCCCCAGCCCCCCGACATTTTCACCATCGCCACCCActgtttttcccttttcggGCCACGATTTCGCAGGGACCTTCGCCCTCCCTCATTCCAGAGGCGCCAACACCCCCCTTTTCCGCCCGGCCTGCCGACGCACAAGGGCCACCGacttcaccaccacacccTTACCTTTTCCCGCCGAAGTTGCGCCAAGCACGCGCGcttgctcttttctttccttcccgCCGGGGTATGGCGTGACGGCGAATTGGATGAAGACAAAGAGGCGAAAGGGAACAGACCTCCTCCCCTCGGGAAAAGAGCTCGAGGCAGCCCTGGCTCGTCTGGAAGACCGCCGGGCAGGATGGCATCTTcaacgaggcgctgcaccaccttcccCGTAACGCCAAAGCACGCATTTTTACCCCATTAACTGGATGCGGATCGCCCACCTTGTTCCCCAACAGCGGAAGAACGCGCACGTTGTACCGCCACCAAAACCCGGGAAACCACCAGAGCAACCCTCGTCGCACCGGCCAATTAGTCCCACCTCTTGCGTCTCCAAACTTATGCGGCACATGGCGTTAACGTGCTTATTTCATGCGCAGCAGTCCCATCTACGCCAACATGCGCATGGGCGTGACTACGCCACGAAAATGGTGCTTTCCAGGATCACGGACACGGTCGAGACGCATAGAAATATCCATTACCACGTGATGATCGGCAAACGCCTGGGCAGGGAGAAGCAGGCAACCCACCGAGCAATGCAGGCGTTAATAACCGTGGTGGATTTCAGAAAAGCCTTCGACACTATGGATTCCCCGATTCTCGCGAAGAGACCACAGAGTTTCCCCTGCACCCACTTTTGAAGCACTGGCTCCGAAACTTCCTTGCACACCGCTATGCACAAGCAAAGCTTGGAAACCGATTAAGCAAACAGTATGGCCTAATGGCTGGTGGCCCCAAGGCGCCGTTCTTGCACCACAACTGCGTTCCCTGCAAGCCACTCCTCTCCCAG encodes:
- a CDS encoding cystathionine beta-lyase-like protein — encoded protein: MMTQMAAHTTTPHNVLPEPDHYNEDKCCCCRKSESQIAKLVAENHLLREKLSQMDMMHAISAAKTSINRTILTALEEERQYLEQAMLPVSYKFPKEADYSELPTYPKRPHFDHAAKHPSTQVVIFDGCPNDPYHPSSMPIYQTATFVQPDIEEFGPYDYSRSGNPTRTAIETLVANLEGAHAAFAFSSGMAALQTLVTTLKAGDVILASSDLYGGMHRLLTQITSQLGIKVVFVAVWDTEAVRKALVENPGARLLHLESPTNPLMRIVNIRAVCEIAHAHNVKVSIDNTMMSPLRCIPLALGCDYSIHSATKFLCGHSDTMCGFICVKSEEDVKQVAFLQNAQGNALAPFDCWLLLRGIRTLSIRVEKQELNAIAVALFLSRQRHVVLRLHYAGLNPATCPQISSLTEEHFHLHRSQTSGPGSVFSIETGSVKRSNAFVRACRLFKLTVSFGSCNSLIEMPCLLSHASIPKEQRTLPPDLIRLSVGIEQIEDILADLTQAIAAAAAIDDSDRSC